The Polynucleobacter sp. HIN7 genomic interval AAAATCCGGTCAAAGAGTCGGCCAGCGCGGGTATCGGACTCAAAAATAACCCGATACAAGGTCTCTTTCAGAGTCTGTTCTTCATGGATCTGAGGCTTGGCGGTCATATCGGCCTTGGGTGTTCAAAACAATTAGAATAACGGTTTACCAAGTAATCATTAATTTAGCCTAAATACGAAGGAATTTGCATGCCAGGCCTTTTGCCCAATGTAGACCCGGATGGTCTATTGGAATTCTCGGTAGTCTATACCGATCGTTCTTTAAATCACATGTCAGCGGAATTTAAGAAAGTTATTACTGATATTTCCGCAATTCTCAAGGATGTTTACAAAGCGCATTCCACCGTCGTGGTTCCTGGAAGCGGGACCTATGGCATGGAGGCGGTGGCACGGCAGTTTGCTCCTGGTAAAAAATGTCTGATTATTCGTAATGGCTGGTTTAGCTATCGCTGGACACAAATTTTTGATCTTGAGCAGTTCACCCAAGATGTTCATGTCATCAAAGGTCGCCAAGTTGAACAAACTGCCCAAGGTGCGTATGCACCCCCTCCGATCGAAGAGGTTATCGCCTTTATTCAGAAAGAAAAGCCAGACGTCGTATTTGCTCCGCATGTCGAGACCTCCGCCGGAATTATTCTGCCCCCCGAGTATTTGAGGGCTATTGGTGACGCAGTGGAATCCGTTGATGGATTATTTGTATTGGATTGCATTGCCTCTGGTGCAATGTGGGTTGATATGAAAGCCAGCAAAGTGGACGTCTTGATTAGCGCTCCGCAAAAAGGGTGGAGTAGCTCGCCATGTTGCGCTTTGATTGGTCTCTCCGAGCGTGCTCGGCAAAAAATTGAGCATACTCAAAGCAATAGCTTCTCAATTGATCTCAAGAAGTGGTTGCAGATTATGGAGACCTACGAGAAGGGTGCGCATGTGTATCACACCACCATGCCAACCGATGCATTGAAGATCCTGCGTAACGCCATGAAAGAGACCCAATCGCATGGATTTGATTACCTCAAGCAGCAGCAGATTGAGTTAGGCACCAGAGTTCGAGCCTTAATGGTTGCTAAGGGCTTTCCAAGCGTAGCCGCAACAGGCTATCAAGCTCCGTGTGTCGTGGTGAGTTACACCACCGATCCGGATATGCAGTCTGGTAAGAAGTTTATGGAGGTAGGCCTGCAAACTGCAGCGGGTGTGCCATTGCAGGTGGGCGAGGGCCCAGAGTTTAGGACCTTCCGTATTGGATTATTTGGTCTCGAGAAGTTGCTTCATATTGAGCGCGCCATCACGCATCTTGAAGCTGCGATGGACAAGATCACAGCAAAGTAATTACTTTTCGATCTTTAAGACAGCAAAGGCAGCCTGAAGGCGCTTGGAGTAAATCTCCTTTAGCGCCTTTACTTTTTCAGGGGTCCACGACCAAAAGCCAGCAAGACTTTTGGTTCCCGTTTTGCCACTCTTAACCATATTTAGAATCGATTCTGGCATCGCAGTGTCATTGCAAAGCGCAGGATAGATCTCCTTGGCAGCATTGCAATTGACATCCCAACCCGATAATTCTTTCTGAGTGATGGGTCCGACCGCAGCATACCGAAATCCAAAGCTGTAGCGGACCGCATCATCCACATCCTCCGGCGTTGCAACACCGCGATCGATTAAGTAGAGCGCTTCCCGCATTAAGGCATGCTGGATGCGATTGGCTAAAAATCCTGGAATATCTTGCCTGACCAAAACTGGCTTCTTATCAATGGATTGATAAAAGGCATACACTGCATCCGCAATCCTTGGATCGGTTTTCTCACCCAATACGATTTCGACTAGGGGCACCAGTTCAGCGGGCATAAAGTAATGGGCCCCCATCATGCGATGGGCTGTTTTCAAACCCTGTGCGATTTTGCTAATTGGGTAAGCGGAGCTATTACTCCCAATCGGTATCTCTTGTGGAACACGTTGGTCTAAAGAATGAAATAAGGCTTGCTTGGTTGGCAAATCCTCAATAATTGTTTCCACAATCCAGCGACAGTCAGTCCAGTC includes:
- a CDS encoding alanine--glyoxylate aminotransferase family protein — translated: MPGLLPNVDPDGLLEFSVVYTDRSLNHMSAEFKKVITDISAILKDVYKAHSTVVVPGSGTYGMEAVARQFAPGKKCLIIRNGWFSYRWTQIFDLEQFTQDVHVIKGRQVEQTAQGAYAPPPIEEVIAFIQKEKPDVVFAPHVETSAGIILPPEYLRAIGDAVESVDGLFVLDCIASGAMWVDMKASKVDVLISAPQKGWSSSPCCALIGLSERARQKIEHTQSNSFSIDLKKWLQIMETYEKGAHVYHTTMPTDALKILRNAMKETQSHGFDYLKQQQIELGTRVRALMVAKGFPSVAATGYQAPCVVVSYTTDPDMQSGKKFMEVGLQTAAGVPLQVGEGPEFRTFRIGLFGLEKLLHIERAITHLEAAMDKITAK
- a CDS encoding 3-hydroxyacyl-CoA dehydrogenase family protein, with protein sequence MAYVTVVGTGTMATGIAAGFLGADVPVVVLGRTQEKAKQCLEDAIALCSSDKRSAAGSSRAGEIDTWSDWTDCRWIVETIIEDLPTKQALFHSLDQRVPQEIPIGSNSSAYPISKIAQGLKTAHRMMGAHYFMPAELVPLVEIVLGEKTDPRIADAVYAFYQSIDKKPVLVRQDIPGFLANRIQHALMREALYLIDRGVATPEDVDDAVRYSFGFRYAAVGPITQKELSGWDVNCNAAKEIYPALCNDTAMPESILNMVKSGKTGTKSLAGFWSWTPEKVKALKEIYSKRLQAAFAVLKIEK